From a region of the Streptacidiphilus albus JL83 genome:
- the folP gene encoding dihydropteroate synthase, whose product MNAFKSALPGVDDWGRCGVMGVVNVTPDSFSDGGLWLDPGLAVAHGLELVARGADIVDVGGESTRPGAVRVTREEELRRVLPVVRGLAEAGVTVSIDTMRAAVAEAAVEAGARIVNDVSGGLADPDMVPVAAGTGVPFVVMHWRGQSASMDELASYGDVVGEVIEEVERQMDAVVSGGVDPAQIIVDPGLGFSKRREDDWALLARLDAWTRLGRPILVAASRKRFLGTLLADPATGELRPARARDAATAAVSALAAAQGAWAVRVHEVTATADAVRVESALRAARGADR is encoded by the coding sequence ATGAACGCCTTCAAGAGTGCTCTGCCCGGCGTCGACGACTGGGGCCGCTGCGGGGTGATGGGCGTCGTCAACGTCACCCCGGACTCCTTCTCCGACGGCGGGCTCTGGCTCGATCCCGGCCTGGCCGTGGCGCACGGTCTGGAGCTGGTGGCCCGGGGCGCCGACATCGTGGACGTGGGCGGCGAGTCAACCCGGCCGGGCGCGGTGCGGGTCACCCGGGAGGAGGAACTGCGCCGGGTGCTTCCGGTGGTCAGGGGCCTGGCCGAGGCCGGGGTGACGGTCAGCATCGACACCATGCGGGCGGCCGTGGCCGAGGCCGCGGTGGAGGCCGGCGCGCGGATCGTCAACGACGTCAGCGGCGGGCTCGCCGACCCGGACATGGTCCCGGTCGCGGCCGGGACCGGGGTGCCCTTCGTGGTGATGCACTGGCGCGGACAGTCCGCCTCGATGGATGAACTCGCCTCCTACGGGGATGTGGTGGGGGAGGTCATCGAGGAAGTGGAGCGCCAGATGGACGCCGTGGTGTCCGGCGGGGTCGACCCCGCCCAGATCATCGTCGACCCCGGGCTCGGGTTCTCCAAGCGCCGCGAGGACGACTGGGCGCTGCTCGCCCGGCTGGACGCCTGGACCAGGCTCGGCCGGCCGATCCTGGTCGCCGCCTCCCGCAAGCGCTTCCTGGGCACGCTGCTGGCCGATCCGGCCACCGGCGAGCTCCGTCCGGCCCGTGCCCGGGACGCCGCCACCGCCGCCGTCTCGGCGCTGGCGGCGGCCCAGGGGGCCTGGGCGGTCCGGGTGCACGAGGTCACCGCGACGGCCGACGCCGTCCGGGTGGAGTCCGCGCTGCGAGCCGCCCGCGGGGCGGACCGATGA